The genomic DNA AAGGCAGCGACTGAGGCCTCGCCAGACACTCTCTCCCACCCCACTCAGACCAGGGGCTACtagccagccatggcgaccCAAGCACCACCGGCTTACAACAGCGACACGAAGGCTGGAGACGACGAAGTCAAGGCCGACGAAGGCGTCGCCTCGGGGGACAGTACCGAGAACAGCAACATCAGCaacaaggccgccggcgacgacaaggacaaggccgacgatggcctcaCCAACTTCAAGCCCACGCCCCGCTTCTGGGCCATCCCCGTCACCTGCGCCGTCATCGGTCTTCTCAGCGCCCTGGAAAacaccgtcgtcaccacGGCCCTGCCTCAtatcgtcgccgagctggagatGGGCGAAAACTACGTCTGGATCACCAATGTCTTCTTCCTCACAGGGTATGTCTGTATCTGGCAGGAAGGGATGAAAAGCCGCGCTGATCTTTTCCTCCGTCTGTTACAAACAGGGCCGCCGTCCAGCCGCTTTTCGGCCAACAGGCCAACATCTACGGCCGTAGATGGGTGACCATGGCCATCGTTGCCTTCTTCACGCTCGGCAGTGGCATCAGCGGCGGTGCCACCAACGGCGCCATGCTCATCGCCGGTCGCGCCGTCCAGGGCATCGGCTCGGGAGGCATTTACATCATCATCGATATCATCGTGTCCGACCTGGTGCCGCTGCGTGAGAGAGGCAACTACATGTCtgtcgtcctcatcgtctaTACAGTCGGCCTGGCCATCGGCCCCTGGGTCGGCGGAATTATCGTCGAGACGACCACCTGGCGCTGGATCTTGTGCT from Purpureocillium takamizusanense chromosome 4, complete sequence includes the following:
- a CDS encoding uncharacterized protein (SMCOG1005:Drug resistance transporter~SMCOG1005: EmrB/QacA~EggNog:ENOG503NW5M~antiSMASH:Cluster_4.5~TransMembrane:10 (i62-79o99-118i130-149o155-176i188-210o216-237i257-276o288-305i325-349o361-380i)~COG:U) is translated as MATQAPPAYNSDTKAGDDEVKADEGVASGDSTENSNISNKAAGDDKDKADDGLTNFKPTPRFWAIPVTCAVIGLLSALENTVVTTALPHIVAELEMGENYVWITNVFFLTGAAVQPLFGQQANIYGRRWVTMAIVAFFTLGSGISGGATNGAMLIAGRAVQGIGSGGIYIIIDIIVSDLVPLRERGNYMSVVLIVYTVGLAIGPWVGGIIVETTTWRWILCLTIPIGGASMIMIFLFLRTAYNRGETHLQKLGRIDYTGNVILMASTVAILYTTTYGGTTYPWSSARILSPLLIGLAGFALFGFYETKAKEPVMPPNLFSSRTTLVIFVATFLNSTMIYWILFFLPVYFQAVLSASASQSGVDILPVILFGLPGSIVAVTSSRRPRLLALIL